Proteins encoded within one genomic window of Apis mellifera strain DH4 linkage group LG1, Amel_HAv3.1, whole genome shotgun sequence:
- the LOC726014 gene encoding F-box only protein 33 has protein sequence MIRAENGDVVYLEQLKNPIESDATEKAVSKKCEGQLSSVKANSCSSYKGANRTTEMAQEDNNLCWNNLPSIILQEIYSYLSHNCRLRVSQVCKNWRYALFHPHFWKKITFVLKDEESASWSRYLADNFELSVQEVTIICDISNYCAKETLALLRKLKHNRQLRKLFLKPSNSTFECEDSTKCTKELVSSLINIIKRSDHLEALSLGCIEDLTGNARLILVHLRNCQAKHLTTLSLASVKDDPDDYNALNSGYGHMFNSFARLSILTLDYEFLSDSLLKALNSGTMERLVIHVHGWHYQYTGPTDSSWQIFVQKNPKCELRLNLIHSYVGIEKLDTNILRPSMPLTHLKVLFCETVNIRALHRLSRWYSRTLKSLILIDSVQPTTRNMPATYDPSYPHSPDPLVLVAWKCTKLVEIVLLGHKYHQENLLAIARLRGHSLKSLVFAQRFITSGIESWYKAETITHEIKEIMGSQWEPLSDADLPTVVKNPLDGDSREVIMPLVLRDQK, from the exons ATGATACGCGCTGAAAATGGAGATGTTGTATATTTGGAACAGTTAAAAAACCCGATAGAGAGTGACGCGACAGAGAAGGCAGTGTCAAAAAAGTGCGAGGGGCAGCTGTCTTCAGTAAAGGCAAACAGCTGTTCGTCCTACAAAGGTGCAAATCGTACGACAGAAATGGCGCAAGAGGACAATAATCTGTGCTGGAATAATCTGCCCAGCATTATCCTACAGGAAATATACTCATATTTATCTCACAACTGCCGGTTACGAGTATCTCAg GTCTGCAAAAATTGGAGATATGCTCTGTTTCATCCtcatttttggaaaaagatcACATTTGTTTTGAAAGATGAAGAAAGTGCATCATGGTCTcg ATATTTAGCAGACAATTTTGAACTTAGTGTGCAAGAAGTTACAATCATCTgtgatatatcaaattattgtgCAAAAGAAACATTAGCCCtcttgagaaaattaaaacataatagaCAACTTCgtaaattgtttttgaaacCTAGTAATAGTACCTTTGAATGCGAAGATAGTACAAAATGCACTAAAGAATTGGTATCTTCtcttataaacattataaaaagatcTGATCATTTAGAAGCTTTGAGTTTGGGATGCATAGAAGATTTAACAGGAAATGCCAGATTAATTCTGGTACATTTACGTAACTGCCAAGCAAAGCACTTAACAACTCTTAGTTTGGCATCTGTTAAGGATGATCCTGATGATTACAATGCTTTGAATTCTGGTTATGGACATATGTTCAATTCATTCGCTagattatctattttaacatTGGATTATGAGTTCCTAAGTGATTCTTTACTAAAGGCATTGAATAGCGGTACAATGGAAAGACTCGTAATTCACGTGCATGGTTGGCATTATCAATATACGGGACCAACTGATAGTAGTTGgcaaatttttgttcaaaaaaa tccAAAATGCGAGTTGCGATTAAATCTTATACACTCTTATGTTGGAATTGAGAAATTAGATACAAATATACTTCGTCCTTCCATGCCTCTTACACATTTGAAAGTATTATTTTGTGAAACTGTTAATATCAGAGCATTGCATCGGCTATCCAGATGGTATTCACGtactttaaaatctttaatattaattgattcagTGCAACCTACAACAAGGAATATGCCAGCAACATATGATCCAAGTTATCCTCATAG CCCTGATCCATTAGTATTAGTTGCATGGAAATGTACTAAGCTTGtggaaattgtattattaggCCACAAATATCATCAGGAAAACTTATTAGCCATTGCACGTCTTCGGGGACATTCGCTTAAGTCATTAGTATTTGCACAAAGATTCATTACATCTGGCATTGAATCTTGGTATAAGGCTGAAACTATCACACAT gaaataaaagaaataatgggAAGCCAATGGGAACCATTAAGTGATGCAGATTTACCTACAGTTGTTAAAAATCCTCTTGATGGTGATAGCAGGGAAGTTATCATGCCATTGGTCCTTCGCGACCAAaagtaa
- the LOC552067 gene encoding uncharacterized protein LOC552067, with translation MKRSKIQMIKVFIFLLIFQLKQSAVCNESFRIDKDIPDPMENKNVETVKKDNAHNSLDGEKFQQNAVLSGGTTILENNRTVDNITSKQTDDNKTAHATETRKEHVGEGHATSLNAGALKRGFYVFVGLSVLVLAYIVFRSFRLNKTRAQMVRKYGVLAHRQDVEMRPLPLDEEDDEDTTVFDASNVLTNNVQHQNL, from the exons ATGAAGCGCTCGAAGATCCAGatgataaaagtttttatatttctgttgATCTTCCAACTAAAACAGAGCGCAGTATGCAATGAAAGTTTTAGGATAGACAAGGATATACCTGATCCAATGGAAAACAAAAATGTTGAAAcagtaaaaaaagataacgCACATAATTCTTTAGATGGAGAAAAATTCCAACAAAATGCAGTATTATCTGGTGGCACAACGATATTAGAGAATAATAGAACGGTTGATAATATAACCTCAAAACAAACAGATGATAATAAAACTGCACATGCCACAGAAACGCGAAAAGAG CATGTGGGTGAAGGACATGCAACTTCTTTAAATGCTGGAGCTCTGAAGCGTGGTTTTTATGTGTTTGTGGGGCTAAGTGTTCTTGTCTTGGCCTATATCGTGTTCCGTAGCTTTAG gtTAAATAAAACACGTGCCCAAATGGTCAGAAAATATGGTGTTCTCGCACATAGACAAGATGTCGAGATGCGACCATTACCATTGGATGAGGAGGATGATGAAGATACTACTGTTTTTGATGCTAGTAatgttttaacaaataatgttcaacatcaaaatttatga
- the LOC552039 gene encoding uncharacterized protein LOC552039, with translation NMNKNYAKLKEISTYFTEETLKNILHIIYNGREINILNWNFFSPNLKGDNYLSIINKVKVTGNIDGKKLEVNLVVKSLPTSISRRNAYRSPEFFRNEIAFYTKIVPKFEEFLKEKNQLQLLCIPRHYSSISDGNNDYIALEDISTSGYKTIDRRTCFDKDLCMIILKTLAKFHAISFALKDQKKETFMEIIEHVNETYFSYKHWNWYKNFHKRLIDISKNALAMEYPGSQAEEKFNSYKPNDLYQKGIDLCNRKYHSTSVITQGDSWIPNYMINKTTKRKVVMLDFQLARCTSPVLDVSPFIYVCTERSIWYENFDILLKFYYNELANAIHLLGSNPEKLYSWDTFMKEVKKKFIFGIIYAMELIPMSLLDPSEAFDLDVTDNNMNEEVIDIANIWTLSNIKSKDGRLRLASVIVHGVQNGFL, from the exons aatatgaataagaattatgcaaaattaaaagaaataagtacTTATTTTACtgaagaaacattaaaaaatatattgcatattatatataatggaagagaaataaatatattaaattggaattttttttcaccaaaTCTTAAAGGagacaattatttatcaattattaataaagttaaagtAACAGGTAATATTGatggaaagaaattagaaGTTAATTTGGTGGTCAAATCTTTACCAACAAGTATAAGTAGAAGAAATGCATATAGAAGTCCAGAATTTTTTCGCAatgaaattgcattttatacaaag ATAGTTCCAAAATTTGAAgagtttttgaaagaaaaaaatcaacttCAATTATTGTGTATTCCACGCCATTATTCTTCTATTAGTGATGGTAACAATGATTACATAGCATTGGAAGATATTAGTACTTCGGGATACAAAACAATAGATCGACGAACATGTTTTGATAAAGATCTGtgcatgataattttaaaaaccttAGCAAAATTTCATGCAATTTCCTTTGCattaaaagatcaaaaaaaagagacaTTTATGGAAATTATAGAGCATGTAAATGAAACATACTTTAGTTATAAACATTGGAATtggtacaaaaattttcat AAACGACTGATAGATATTAGTAAAAATGCTTTGGCTATGGAATATCCTGGTAGTCAagcagaagaaaaatttaattcttataaacccaatgatttatatcaaaaaggAATCGATTTATGCAATCGTAAATATCATTCAACATCTGTTATTACTCAAGGTGATTCATGGATTccaaattatatgattaataagaCAACTAAAAGAAAAGTTGTAATGCTTGATTTTCAATTAGCAAGATGTACTAGTCCAGTTTTAGATGTTTCaccttttatttatgtttgcaCTGAAAGATCTATTTggtatgaaaattttgatatattattaaaattttattataatgaactGGCTAATGCCATTCATTTGCTTGGTTCAAAtcctgaaaaattatattcatgggATACATTTATGAAAGAG gtaaaaaaaaaatttatatttggtaTAATATATGCAATGGAACTAATCCCAATGAGTCTATTAGATCCGTCAGAAGCATTTGATTTAGATGTTAcagataataatatgaatgaagAAGTTATAGATATAGCTAATATATGGACATTgtctaatattaaatcaaaagatGGAAGGCTCAGATTAGCTTCTGTTATTGTACATGGTGTTCAAAacggatttttataa